The DNA segment GGGTCTAACGCCACCCGCTCTCCTTCGGATAAACCCGATAAAATCTCAATCTGATCACCAATAATTTTCCCCAAACGCACCTGACGCATGGTTAATTTACCTTGTTCATCAATGGGATAAACCGCTCTGACTTCGCCCCGATAAGCCACAGCCTGATGTGGCAACATCAAACGCGCTTGTTGTCCCAAAATAAACTCCGCTTTAACAAACATTCCGGGTTTTAAATCAGGAATATTTTTAGGTAATTCCAAACGCACCCGAAAATTATGTGACTGGGTATCCGCTTGGGGCAATACGGTAATTTTCTCTACTTTATAACGGGTTGGCGTGTCAGGCAGATTAACGATAATACTGGCTTGATCCTGTTGACGCACAGCCGCCGCTCGACTTTGAGGAATACTGGTCACAGCCCGTAATTGATCAAACGAATACCCTGACATGATTAAACGTCCGGGGGCTGCGCTTTCTCCCAATTCAATATGCCGCTCTAAAACAATTCCGCTATACGGAGCTTTTAATACAGTGTATTGCAATTGTTCTTCAGCGCGTTTAATGGCGGCTTCTACAGAACCGACACGGGCTTGTGCCACGCGAAGTTCGGCATTCACGCGATCCATTTCAACCGCGGCGATGGCTTTGCGGTCGTAACTGGCTTTGACTCGGTTATATTCGCTTTGTACGCCATTTAAGTGAGCGCGGGCTTCTCGCAATTCTGCATTGGCTTGTGCCAACGCGCTGCGATGTTCGGCATCGTTTAAGCGGACTAATACTGCGCCTTTTTTCACTGTGTCATTGACATCAAAATTGACTTCAGTGACTTGTCCGCTGGTTTGTGCGGTTAAAGTGGCGCGATGAACGGGTTCAATCAGTGCATCGACGGTCAATGTGTCGGGTAAAGACTGCCGTTCAGCCACTGCCGTATCCAAAGCCCACACCAACAAGGGCATCGCCCACAATCCCCCTCCCCACAGCATCAAGCGCAAATAGCGGTTTAAAATTCGCAG comes from the Thioflexithrix psekupsensis genome and includes:
- a CDS encoding efflux RND transporter periplasmic adaptor subunit; protein product: MFIRYLRILNRYLRLMLWGGGLWAMPLLVWALDTAVAERQSLPDTLTVDALIEPVHRATLTAQTSGQVTEVNFDVNDTVKKGAVLVRLNDAEHRSALAQANAELREARAHLNGVQSEYNRVKASYDRKAIAAVEMDRVNAELRVAQARVGSVEAAIKRAEEQLQYTVLKAPYSGIVLERHIELGESAAPGRLIMSGYSFDQLRAVTSIPQSRAAAVRQQDQASIIVNLPDTPTRYKVEKITVLPQADTQSHNFRVRLELPKNIPDLKPGMFVKAEFILGQQARLMLPHQAVAYRGEVRAVYPIDEQGKLTMRQVRLGKIIGDQIEILSGLSEGERVALDP